The following are encoded in a window of Flavobacterium psychrotrophum genomic DNA:
- the rplJ gene encoding 50S ribosomal protein L10 — MTKEEKSRVIEELTAQLAGSNVVYVADISGLNAETTSNLRRACFKAGIKLEVVKNTLLEKAMEGTDNNYSDLPSVLKGNTAILIAEDGNAPAKVIKEFRKKSDKPVLKGAYIHEAVFIGDNQLDALVALKSKEEVIGEIIGLLQSPAKNVISALKSGGNTIAGLVKTLSER, encoded by the coding sequence ATGACTAAAGAAGAAAAATCAAGAGTTATTGAAGAATTAACTGCTCAGTTAGCCGGATCAAACGTTGTTTACGTTGCTGATATCTCTGGTCTGAATGCAGAAACTACTTCAAACTTAAGAAGAGCTTGCTTTAAAGCAGGTATAAAGCTTGAGGTTGTTAAAAATACCCTGCTTGAAAAAGCAATGGAGGGTACTGATAACAACTACAGCGATCTACCATCTGTTCTTAAAGGAAATACTGCAATACTTATCGCAGAAGACGGTAACGCTCCTGCTAAAGTAATTAAAGAATTCCGCAAGAAATCTGATAAGCCGGTACTTAAGGGTGCTTACATCCACGAGGCTGTATTTATTGGAGACAACCAGCTGGATGCTCTTGTAGCGCTTAAATCTAAAGAAGAAGTTATTGGAGAGATCATTGGTCTTCTTCAGTCTCCTGCTAAAAATGTTATCTCTGCTCTTAAATCGGGCGGTAATACAATTGCAGGTCTTGTTAAAACACTATCTGAGCGATAG
- the rplL gene encoding 50S ribosomal protein L7/L12: MADLKQFAEQLVNLTVKEVNELATILKDEYGIEPAAAAVAFAGPAAGGDAPVAEEQTEFTVVLKDAGASKLAVVKAVKELTGLGLKEAKDLVDGAPANVKEGISKDEAEGLKKSLEEAGAVVELK; encoded by the coding sequence ATGGCAGATTTGAAACAATTCGCAGAACAACTAGTTAACCTTACTGTTAAAGAAGTTAACGAACTTGCTACAATACTTAAAGATGAATATGGCATTGAGCCTGCTGCTGCTGCAGTAGCTTTCGCTGGCCCTGCTGCTGGTGGTGATGCTCCGGTTGCTGAAGAGCAAACTGAATTTACAGTAGTTCTTAAAGATGCTGGTGCTTCTAAACTTGCTGTTGTAAAAGCGGTTAAAGAACTTACAGGCCTAGGTCTTAAAGAAGCTAAAGATCTTGTAGACGGAGCTCCTGCTAACGTTAAAGAAGGCATCTCTAAAGATGAGGCTGAAGGTCTTAAAAAATCTCTAGAAGAAGCTGGTGCTGTAGTTGAGCTTAAATAA
- the rpoC gene encoding DNA-directed RNA polymerase subunit beta' produces MTRLKDKNTVKRFNQISIGLASPESILAESRGEVLKPETINYRTHKPERDGLFCERIFGPVKDFECACGKYKRIRYKGIVCDRCGVEVTEKKVRRDRVGHINLVVPIAHIWYFRSLPNKIGYILGLPSKKLDMIIYYERYVVIQPGIAKGPEGDTLNALDFLTEEEFINIQDSLPLENQYLDDNDPNKFIAKMGAECIMDLLARIDLDALSYKLRHSANTETSKQRKTEALKRLQVVESFRESNYNRENRPEWMILKVIPVIPPELRPLVPLDGGRFATSDLNDLYRRVIIRNNRLKRLMEIKAPEVILRNEKRMLQESVDSLFDNTRKASAVKTESNRPLKSLSDSLKGKQGRFRQNLLGKRVDYSARSVIVVGPEMKLFECGLPKDMAAELYKPFVIRKLIERGIVKTVKSAKKIIDKKEPVVWDILENVIKGHPVLLNRAPTLHRLGIQAFQPKLIEGKAIQLHPLVCTAFNADFDGDQMAVHLPLGPEAILEAQLLMLASHNILNPANGAPVTVPSQDMVLGLYYMTKERLSTEEKKILGQGLTFYSAEEVNIALNEGRLELNARVKIRAKDFNEKGEMVYQIIQTTAGRVLFNEVVPEAAGYINEVLTKKSLRDIIGKILSVTDVPTTAAFLDNMKDMGYKFAFRGGLSFSLGDIIIPPRKQELIADANSKVDEISASYNMGLITNNERYNQVIDVWTSTNALLTELAMKNIREDQQGFNSVYMMLDSGARGSKEQIRQLTGMRGLMAKPKKSTAGGGEIIENPILSNFKEGLSILEYFISTHGARKGLADTALKTADAGYLTRRLVDVSQDVIVNSVDCGTLRGIEVSALKNNEEIVETLGERILGRVALQDVINPLTNEVLVKAGDQITEAEVKIINAAPIDSVEVRSPLTCEATKGICAKCYGRSLATGQMTQRGEAVGVIAAQSIGEPGTQLTLRTFHVGGVAGGMSEESSIVTRFAGRLEIEDLKTVKGENSEGEEMDIVVSRSTELKLVDNNTGIVLNTHNIPYGSSIFVKDGDVVEKGTTICKWDPYNGVIISEFTGKVAYEDIEQGQSFIVEIDEQTGFQEKVISEARNKKLIPTLLIYGKDGELIRSYNLPVGAHLMVDNGEKIKAGKILVKIPRRSSKAGDITGGLPRITELLEARNPSNPAVVSEIDGVVSFGKIKRGNREIVIESKFGEIKKYLVKLSNQILVQENDFIKAGLPLSDGAITPEDILRIQGPSAVQQYLVNEIQEVYRLQGVKINDKHFEVVVRQMMRKVRIQDPGDTLFLEDQMAHTSDFIVENDKLYGMKVVEDAGDSTTLKAGQIVTPRELRDENSLLKRNDQNQVSARDVVPATATPVLQGITRASLQTKSFISAASFQETTKVLNEAAVAGKVDGLEGLKENVIVGHRIPAGTGMRDYDNTIVGSKEEYNELLTPKEEYNY; encoded by the coding sequence ATGACAAGATTAAAAGATAAAAATACCGTAAAAAGGTTTAACCAGATATCGATAGGCCTTGCTTCGCCGGAGTCTATCCTGGCTGAATCAAGGGGTGAGGTTTTAAAGCCTGAAACCATTAACTATCGTACCCACAAACCGGAGAGGGACGGCCTTTTCTGCGAGCGTATTTTTGGCCCTGTAAAGGACTTTGAATGTGCTTGTGGCAAGTATAAAAGGATTCGATACAAAGGGATTGTTTGTGACCGATGCGGTGTTGAAGTTACTGAAAAGAAAGTACGTCGCGACAGGGTAGGCCACATTAACCTTGTGGTGCCAATTGCGCACATATGGTATTTCCGTTCGCTGCCAAACAAAATAGGTTATATACTTGGGCTTCCGTCTAAAAAGTTAGACATGATCATATACTATGAAAGGTATGTGGTTATACAGCCGGGTATTGCTAAAGGACCGGAAGGCGATACACTTAATGCTCTTGATTTCCTTACAGAGGAAGAGTTTATAAACATACAGGATAGCCTGCCGTTAGAAAACCAGTACCTTGACGATAATGACCCTAACAAGTTTATCGCTAAAATGGGTGCTGAGTGTATTATGGACCTGCTTGCAAGGATAGACCTTGATGCGCTGTCTTATAAGCTACGTCACAGTGCTAATACTGAAACGTCTAAACAACGTAAAACTGAAGCTTTAAAAAGGTTACAGGTTGTAGAATCTTTCCGTGAGAGTAACTACAATAGGGAGAATCGCCCTGAGTGGATGATACTTAAGGTTATACCTGTTATCCCGCCAGAGCTTCGCCCACTTGTGCCGCTTGATGGTGGACGTTTTGCAACGTCTGACCTTAATGATCTTTACAGGAGGGTTATAATACGTAACAACCGTCTTAAGAGGCTTATGGAGATTAAGGCGCCAGAGGTTATCCTTCGTAATGAAAAGCGTATGCTACAGGAATCTGTAGATTCACTTTTTGATAATACAAGGAAAGCTTCTGCTGTTAAGACAGAATCTAACAGGCCGCTTAAATCACTTTCAGATTCACTTAAAGGTAAGCAAGGACGTTTCCGTCAAAACCTACTTGGTAAGCGTGTTGACTATTCTGCACGTTCGGTAATCGTCGTTGGCCCTGAAATGAAACTGTTTGAGTGTGGTCTTCCTAAAGATATGGCTGCCGAACTTTACAAACCGTTTGTTATCCGTAAGCTTATAGAGCGCGGTATCGTAAAAACGGTTAAGTCAGCTAAAAAAATAATTGACAAAAAAGAACCTGTAGTTTGGGATATCCTTGAAAATGTAATCAAAGGTCACCCGGTACTATTAAACAGGGCTCCAACCCTTCACAGGCTTGGTATACAGGCGTTCCAGCCAAAACTTATCGAAGGTAAGGCTATTCAGCTTCACCCATTGGTATGTACGGCATTTAACGCTGACTTTGATGGTGACCAGATGGCGGTGCATTTACCACTTGGGCCAGAGGCTATACTTGAGGCACAGCTGTTAATGCTGGCTTCTCACAATATCCTTAACCCGGCTAACGGTGCTCCGGTTACTGTACCTTCTCAGGACATGGTACTTGGTCTGTACTACATGACCAAAGAACGCCTTTCTACAGAAGAAAAGAAAATATTAGGCCAGGGCCTTACTTTCTATTCTGCAGAGGAAGTTAACATTGCACTAAACGAAGGCAGGCTTGAACTTAATGCCCGCGTTAAAATACGTGCTAAAGATTTTAATGAAAAAGGTGAAATGGTTTACCAGATCATCCAGACTACTGCAGGACGTGTACTATTTAACGAAGTAGTTCCGGAAGCAGCAGGATATATAAATGAGGTACTTACTAAAAAATCTCTTAGGGATATTATTGGTAAGATCTTAAGTGTTACAGATGTACCTACAACGGCTGCGTTCCTTGATAACATGAAAGATATGGGTTACAAATTTGCCTTCCGTGGTGGTTTGTCATTCAGCTTAGGTGATATCATTATCCCGCCAAGGAAACAGGAACTTATTGCAGATGCTAACAGTAAGGTAGATGAGATCTCTGCTAGTTATAACATGGGTCTTATTACTAATAATGAGCGTTACAACCAGGTTATTGACGTGTGGACTTCTACTAATGCACTGCTTACAGAGCTTGCCATGAAAAACATCCGCGAAGACCAGCAGGGCTTCAACTCGGTGTACATGATGCTTGACTCTGGGGCGAGGGGTTCTAAAGAACAGATTCGTCAGCTTACAGGTATGCGTGGTTTGATGGCTAAGCCTAAAAAATCAACTGCCGGTGGTGGTGAAATTATTGAAAACCCAATTCTTTCTAACTTTAAGGAAGGCCTTTCGATCCTTGAGTACTTTATTTCTACTCACGGTGCACGTAAGGGTCTTGCGGATACCGCTCTTAAAACGGCAGATGCCGGTTATCTTACAAGGAGGCTTGTAGACGTTTCACAAGACGTTATTGTTAACTCTGTAGATTGTGGTACACTACGTGGTATAGAAGTTAGCGCTCTTAAAAATAACGAAGAGATAGTAGAAACTCTTGGCGAAAGAATACTGGGCCGTGTGGCGCTTCAGGATGTTATCAATCCACTTACTAACGAAGTGCTTGTTAAAGCCGGAGACCAGATTACTGAAGCTGAAGTTAAAATTATTAACGCTGCCCCTATTGATTCGGTAGAGGTACGTTCTCCTCTTACATGTGAGGCTACTAAAGGTATCTGTGCTAAGTGTTATGGTCGTAGCCTTGCTACAGGACAAATGACACAAAGGGGTGAGGCTGTAGGTGTAATTGCTGCACAGTCTATTGGTGAGCCGGGTACTCAGCTTACACTACGTACATTCCACGTTGGTGGTGTTGCGGGTGGTATGTCTGAAGAGTCGAGCATCGTTACCCGTTTTGCAGGCCGTTTAGAAATAGAAGACCTTAAAACAGTTAAAGGAGAAAACAGCGAAGGTGAAGAAATGGATATCGTGGTATCTCGTTCTACTGAACTTAAGCTTGTTGATAACAATACTGGTATTGTATTAAATACTCATAACATCCCTTACGGTTCAAGCATCTTTGTTAAAGATGGCGACGTAGTGGAGAAAGGTACTACCATCTGTAAGTGGGACCCTTATAACGGTGTTATTATTTCTGAGTTTACCGGTAAGGTAGCTTATGAAGATATCGAACAGGGCCAGTCATTTATCGTAGAGATTGACGAACAGACAGGTTTCCAGGAAAAAGTAATTTCTGAGGCAAGGAACAAAAAACTGATCCCTACCTTATTGATATATGGTAAAGATGGCGAGCTTATCCGTTCTTATAACCTTCCGGTGGGTGCCCACCTTATGGTAGATAACGGTGAAAAGATTAAAGCCGGTAAAATTCTTGTTAAGATACCTAGGCGTTCGTCTAAAGCGGGCGATATCACGGGAGGTCTTCCACGTATTACAGAACTTCTTGAAGCACGTAACCCATCTAACCCGGCTGTGGTTTCTGAAATCGACGGTGTAGTATCATTTGGTAAGATTAAGAGGGGTAACCGCGAGATTGTGATTGAGTCAAAATTCGGCGAAATCAAGAAATATCTTGTGAAACTTTCTAACCAGATCCTTGTTCAGGAGAATGACTTTATTAAGGCAGGTTTACCACTTTCTGACGGTGCAATTACCCCTGAGGATATCCTTAGGATACAAGGCCCATCGGCAGTACAGCAGTATCTTGTTAATGAGATCCAGGAAGTATACCGTCTTCAGGGTGTAAAAATCAACGATAAGCACTTTGAAGTTGTTGTACGCCAGATGATGCGTAAAGTAAGAATTCAGGATCCGGGTGATACCCTGTTCCTTGAAGACCAAATGGCACACACATCTGACTTTATTGTAGAGAACGACAAGCTATACGGAATGAAAGTGGTTGAAGATGCAGGAGACTCAACAACGCTTAAGGCGGGGCAAATTGTTACGCCGCGTGAGCTAAGGGATGAGAACTCGCTTCTTAAACGTAACGACCAAAACCAGGTATCAGCACGTGATGTAGTTCCGGCAACGGCTACTCCGGTACTACAGGGTATTACAAGGGCGTCACTTCAAACTAAGTCGTTTATCTCGGCTGCATCGTTCCAGGAAACTACAAAAGTACTGAACGAAGCTGCTGTAGCAGGTAAAGTTGACGGACTTGAAGGACTTAAAGAGAATGTAATCGTAGGACACAGAATACCTGCAGGTACAGGTATGAGGGATTATGATAACACTATCGTAGGTTCTAAAGAAGAATATAATGAGCTATTAACTCCTAAAGAGGAATATAACTATTAA
- the rpoB gene encoding DNA-directed RNA polymerase subunit beta, translating to MITNQTERLNFASTKNIPNYPDFLDIQVKSFRDFFQLETKSDERGNEGLYNTFMENFPITDTRNQFVLEFLDYFVDPPRYTIEECIDRGLTYSVPLKARLKLYCTDPEHEDFETIVQDVYLGTIPYMTPSGTFVINGAERVVVSQLHRSPGVFFGQSFHANGTKLYSARVIPFKGSWIEFATDINSVMYAYIDRKKKLPVTTLFRAIGFERDKDILEIFDLAEEIKVSKSSLKKYIGRRLAARVLNTWHEDFVDEDTGEVVSIERNEIILDRDTLIDKDNVEEIIEANVKTILLHKEDNNQADYAIIHNTLQKDPTNSEKEAVEHIYRQLRNAEPPDEETARGIIDKLFFSDQRYNLGDVGRYRMNKKLNLDIPMDKQVLTKEDIITIVKYLIELINSKAEIDDIDHLSNRRVRTVGEQLSAQFGVGLARMARTIRERMNVRDNEVFTPIDLINAKTLSSVINSFFGTNQLSQFMDQTNPLAEITHKRRLSALGPGGLSRERAGFEVRDVHYTHYGRLCPIETPEGPNIGLISSLGVYAKVNGMGFIETPYRKVTEGKVDLVSEPIYLSAEEEEGKLIAQANIAMDADGTITADKVIAREEGDFPVLEPTAVHYTDVAPNQIASISASLIPFLEHDDANRALMGSNMMRQAVPLLRPESPIVGTGLERQVASDSRVLINAEGHGTIEYVDANQVTIKYDRTDRERSVSFDPDEKTYQLIKFRKTNQSTSINLKPIVRKGDRVAPGQVLCEGYATQNGELALGRNLQVAFMPWKGYNFEDAIVISEKVVRDDIFTSIHVDDYSLEVRDTKLGNEELTNDIPNVSEEATKDLDENGMIRIGAEVKPGDILIGKITPKGESDPTPEEKLLRAIFGDKAGDVKDASLKASPSLHGVVLDKKLFARAVKDKRKRTKDKDDLTKLEMDFEVKFIELKDKLIDKLFNIVNGKTSQGVMNDLGEEVLPKGKKYTQKMLYAVEDFAHLTKGQWTTDDETNAMVNDLIHNYKIKLNDLQGALRREKFTITVGDELPSGILKLAKVYIAKKRKLKVGDKMAGRHGNKGIVAKIVRAEDMPFLEDGTPVDIVLNPLGVPSRMNIGQIYETVLGWAGLKLGRKYATPIFDGASLDQINELTDEAGIPRFGHTYLYDGGTGERFHQPATVGVIYMLKLGHMVDDKMHARSIGPYSLITQQPLGGKAQFGGQRFGEMEVWALEAYGASSTLREILTVKSDDVIGRAKTYEAIVKGETMPEPGLPESFNVLMHELKGLGLDIRLEE from the coding sequence ATGATAACAAATCAGACTGAAAGATTAAATTTTGCCTCAACAAAAAACATCCCTAACTATCCGGATTTCTTAGATATCCAGGTTAAGTCGTTCAGGGATTTTTTCCAGCTTGAAACAAAATCGGATGAAAGAGGCAACGAGGGTCTTTATAATACCTTCATGGAAAACTTTCCGATTACTGATACCAGAAATCAGTTTGTATTGGAGTTCCTTGATTACTTTGTTGATCCGCCACGTTATACAATTGAAGAGTGTATAGACAGGGGGCTTACTTACAGCGTGCCGCTTAAAGCGCGTTTAAAGCTGTATTGTACAGATCCTGAACATGAAGATTTTGAAACAATTGTACAGGATGTTTATTTAGGAACCATTCCTTACATGACGCCTAGTGGTACCTTTGTTATCAACGGGGCTGAGCGTGTAGTTGTATCGCAACTTCACAGGTCGCCCGGTGTATTCTTTGGCCAGTCGTTCCACGCAAACGGAACAAAACTTTACTCTGCAAGGGTAATTCCTTTTAAAGGTTCATGGATCGAATTTGCTACAGACATTAACAGTGTAATGTATGCTTATATCGACAGGAAGAAAAAGCTTCCTGTAACAACCCTGTTCCGTGCCATTGGCTTTGAAAGGGACAAGGATATCCTTGAGATATTTGACCTTGCTGAGGAAATTAAAGTATCTAAAAGCAGCCTGAAAAAATATATAGGCAGGAGGCTTGCAGCGCGTGTGCTAAATACATGGCATGAAGACTTTGTGGATGAGGATACAGGCGAGGTAGTTTCTATCGAGCGTAACGAGATCATCTTAGACCGTGATACCCTTATCGATAAAGATAACGTTGAGGAGATCATTGAGGCTAACGTGAAAACGATCCTGTTGCACAAAGAGGATAATAATCAGGCAGATTATGCTATTATCCACAACACGCTGCAAAAAGACCCTACAAACTCTGAAAAAGAAGCCGTAGAGCACATCTACCGTCAGTTGCGTAACGCAGAACCGCCTGATGAAGAGACTGCACGTGGCATTATAGATAAATTGTTCTTCTCTGACCAGCGTTACAACCTTGGTGATGTGGGCCGTTACAGGATGAACAAAAAACTTAATCTTGACATCCCTATGGATAAGCAGGTGCTTACCAAAGAGGATATCATTACGATAGTTAAATACCTTATAGAGCTTATAAACTCTAAAGCTGAGATTGATGATATTGACCACCTTTCTAACCGTAGGGTAAGAACAGTTGGCGAGCAGTTGTCGGCTCAGTTTGGTGTAGGTCTTGCTCGTATGGCCAGGACTATCCGTGAGCGTATGAACGTAAGGGATAACGAGGTATTTACCCCGATAGATCTTATCAATGCCAAAACCCTGTCTTCGGTTATCAACTCGTTCTTTGGTACTAATCAGCTTTCGCAGTTTATGGACCAGACAAATCCTCTTGCAGAGATTACCCACAAGCGCAGGCTGTCTGCCCTTGGACCAGGTGGTCTTAGCCGTGAGCGTGCAGGTTTTGAGGTGCGAGATGTTCACTACACGCACTACGGACGCCTTTGTCCTATCGAAACTCCGGAAGGTCCGAACATTGGTCTTATCTCTTCTCTTGGTGTATATGCTAAAGTCAATGGGATGGGCTTTATTGAAACGCCTTACCGTAAAGTTACAGAGGGTAAAGTAGACCTTGTTTCTGAACCAATCTATCTAAGTGCGGAGGAAGAAGAAGGTAAGCTTATAGCTCAGGCAAACATTGCAATGGATGCAGATGGTACTATTACCGCAGATAAGGTTATTGCACGTGAGGAAGGTGACTTCCCGGTTCTTGAGCCTACTGCTGTACACTATACTGACGTTGCACCAAACCAGATTGCTTCAATATCGGCTTCGCTTATTCCGTTCCTTGAACATGATGATGCGAACCGTGCGCTGATGGGCTCTAACATGATGCGCCAGGCCGTACCATTGTTACGTCCTGAATCGCCAATCGTGGGTACAGGCCTTGAGCGCCAGGTAGCTTCAGACTCTCGTGTGCTTATAAATGCTGAAGGGCATGGTACTATAGAGTATGTAGACGCTAACCAGGTTACTATAAAATATGACAGGACCGACCGCGAGCGTAGCGTAAGCTTTGATCCGGACGAGAAAACATACCAGCTTATTAAGTTCAGGAAAACCAACCAGAGCACAAGCATTAACCTTAAGCCTATTGTTCGCAAAGGCGACAGGGTAGCGCCGGGCCAGGTTCTTTGTGAAGGTTATGCTACACAAAATGGTGAACTTGCTTTGGGCCGTAACCTTCAGGTGGCGTTCATGCCATGGAAAGGTTACAACTTTGAGGATGCGATTGTAATATCTGAAAAAGTGGTGCGTGATGATATCTTCACCTCTATTCACGTAGACGATTATTCTCTTGAAGTAAGGGATACTAAACTGGGTAACGAAGAACTTACTAATGATATACCAAACGTATCTGAAGAGGCTACTAAAGACCTTGATGAGAACGGTATGATCAGGATTGGTGCAGAGGTTAAACCTGGCGACATCCTTATTGGTAAGATTACTCCTAAGGGAGAAAGTGATCCAACACCGGAAGAAAAACTACTTCGCGCCATCTTTGGCGATAAGGCAGGTGATGTTAAAGATGCTTCATTAAAAGCTTCTCCGTCACTTCATGGTGTGGTTCTTGATAAAAAACTTTTTGCGCGTGCCGTTAAAGATAAACGTAAGCGTACTAAGGATAAAGACGATTTGACAAAACTTGAGATGGATTTTGAAGTTAAGTTCATTGAACTTAAAGACAAGCTTATTGACAAGTTGTTTAATATCGTTAACGGAAAAACATCGCAGGGTGTGATGAATGACCTTGGTGAAGAAGTACTTCCAAAAGGTAAAAAATATACCCAAAAGATGCTTTATGCGGTAGAGGATTTTGCTCACCTTACTAAAGGGCAGTGGACTACGGATGACGAGACCAATGCTATGGTTAATGACCTTATACACAATTATAAGATCAAACTAAACGACCTTCAGGGTGCACTAAGAAGAGAGAAATTCACAATTACTGTGGGTGACGAACTTCCGTCTGGTATCCTTAAGCTTGCTAAAGTTTACATCGCTAAGAAACGTAAGCTTAAAGTGGGTGATAAAATGGCGGGTCGCCACGGTAACAAAGGTATTGTAGCTAAGATTGTACGTGCTGAAGATATGCCGTTCCTTGAGGATGGTACTCCTGTAGATATCGTACTTAACCCGCTGGGTGTACCTTCGCGTATGAACATTGGGCAAATCTATGAAACAGTACTAGGATGGGCAGGACTTAAGCTGGGACGTAAATATGCAACGCCAATTTTTGACGGTGCATCTCTGGACCAGATTAATGAACTTACAGATGAGGCAGGTATTCCGCGTTTTGGCCACACTTATCTTTATGATGGTGGTACAGGAGAGCGTTTTCACCAGCCGGCTACTGTAGGTGTTATCTATATGCTTAAACTGGGCCACATGGTTGATGATAAGATGCACGCCCGTTCTATCGGTCCGTATTCACTTATCACGCAGCAGCCACTTGGTGGTAAGGCACAGTTTGGTGGACAGCGTTTTGGTGAGATGGAGGTGTGGGCACTTGAGGCTTACGGCGCATCGAGCACACTACGTGAGATACTAACCGTTAAATCAGATGACGTAATAGGCAGGGCTAAAACTTACGAAGCTATCGTTAAGGGAGAAACCATGCCGGAACCAGGCTTGCCGGAATCATTCAATGTATTGATGCACGAGCTTAAAGGCCTTGGTCTTGACATCAGATTAGAAGAATAA
- the rplA gene encoding 50S ribosomal protein L1, translating to MAKLTKKQKEAASKIEKNKLYSLKDASALIKTVASAKFDESVDISVRLGVDPRKANQMVRGVVTLPHGTGKDVRVLALVTPDKEAEAKAAGADHVGLDDYLQKIKDGWTDVDVIITMPAVMGKLGPLGRILGPRGLMPNPKTGTVTMDVAKAIQEVKAGKIDFKVDKTGIVHAGIGRISFDADKIAENAHEIIQTLIKMKPVAAKGTYIKGIHISSTMSPAIALDPKAV from the coding sequence ATGGCAAAATTGACAAAAAAACAGAAAGAAGCTGCTTCAAAAATTGAAAAGAACAAACTGTACTCTTTGAAAGATGCATCTGCATTGATCAAAACGGTTGCTTCTGCAAAATTTGATGAATCAGTAGATATCTCAGTGCGCCTGGGTGTAGATCCAAGGAAAGCAAACCAGATGGTAAGGGGTGTTGTAACACTTCCTCATGGTACTGGTAAGGATGTAAGGGTTCTTGCCCTTGTTACTCCGGATAAAGAAGCTGAAGCTAAAGCTGCTGGTGCAGACCACGTAGGTTTAGATGATTATCTTCAAAAAATCAAAGATGGCTGGACGGATGTTGATGTTATCATCACTATGCCTGCTGTTATGGGTAAACTAGGTCCTTTAGGTAGAATATTAGGTCCTCGTGGCCTTATGCCAAACCCTAAAACCGGTACTGTAACTATGGATGTAGCTAAAGCTATCCAGGAAGTTAAGGCTGGTAAAATTGACTTTAAAGTTGATAAAACAGGTATCGTTCACGCTGGTATTGGCAGAATCTCTTTTGATGCTGATAAAATCGCTGAGAACGCTCACGAAATCATACAAACATTAATCAAAATGAAACCAGTTGCGGCTAAAGGTACATACATTAAAGGTATCCATATCTCTAGTACTATGAGCCCTGCTATTGCTTTAGACCCTAAGGCGGTATAA
- the rplK gene encoding 50S ribosomal protein L11 yields MAKEISKVVKLQVKGGAANPSPPVGPALGAAGVNIMEFCKQFNARTQDKPGKVLPVQITVYKDKSFEFVVKTPPAAIQLLDAAKLKSGSGEPNRKKVASVTWDQIRAIAEDKIVDLNAFTIEKAMSMIAGTARSMGITVSGAAPF; encoded by the coding sequence ATGGCTAAAGAAATTAGTAAAGTAGTTAAACTACAAGTTAAGGGAGGTGCTGCGAACCCGTCGCCACCGGTTGGACCTGCTTTGGGAGCTGCTGGTGTTAACATCATGGAATTCTGTAAGCAATTTAATGCCAGAACCCAGGATAAACCAGGCAAAGTTTTACCTGTACAAATTACTGTGTACAAAGACAAATCTTTCGAATTTGTTGTAAAAACTCCACCAGCTGCAATACAGCTTTTGGATGCTGCCAAACTAAAGTCGGGTTCAGGTGAACCAAACCGTAAGAAAGTAGCAAGCGTTACCTGGGATCAGATCAGGGCTATTGCTGAAGACAAGATTGTTGACTTAAATGCTTTTACAATTGAAAAAGCAATGAGCATGATCGCTGGAACTGCAAGGTCTATGGGAATAACTGTATCAGGAGCAGCTCCTTTTTAA
- the nusG gene encoding transcription termination/antitermination protein NusG, whose translation MTDNNVKKWYVVRAVSGQENKVKNYIDTEISKAGLSDYVSQVLVPTEKVVQVRDGKKISKDRVYFPGYVMIEASLTGEVPHIIKSITGVIGFLGETKGGDAVPLRLTEVNRMLGKVDELSVKTDNASIPYAAGETVKVIDGPFNGFNGTVEKVNEEKRKLEVMVKIFGRKTPLELSFMQVEKV comes from the coding sequence ATGACTGATAACAATGTCAAAAAATGGTATGTGGTTAGGGCGGTAAGCGGTCAGGAAAATAAAGTTAAAAACTACATAGATACTGAAATAAGCAAAGCCGGATTATCTGATTATGTGTCGCAGGTTCTTGTTCCTACTGAAAAAGTAGTGCAGGTGCGTGATGGTAAAAAGATAAGTAAGGATAGGGTTTATTTCCCTGGCTATGTAATGATCGAGGCCAGCCTTACTGGCGAAGTTCCTCATATTATCAAATCTATTACTGGTGTTATTGGCTTCCTTGGTGAAACTAAAGGGGGTGATGCTGTGCCTTTAAGGCTTACAGAGGTAAACAGGATGCTTGGTAAAGTTGATGAACTCTCTGTTAAAACAGATAATGCTTCTATACCTTATGCTGCAGGAGAAACTGTAAAAGTTATTGATGGGCCGTTTAACGGCTTTAATGGTACTGTAGAAAAGGTAAATGAAGAAAAGCGTAAGCTAGAAGTAATGGTGAAAATCTTTGGAAGGAAAACACCGCTTGAACTGAGCTTTATGCAAGTTGAAAAAGTATAA